The Flavobacterium sp. K5-23 genome segment CTCTTTAAATACGGGTTTAACTATTCGCCTATGTATAGAAGAAGTACAGCCAAGATAATCGATATTTCAGAGGATTTATTGAATGTAACAGTTAAACTTCCTATAAGTTATAAAAACAAGAACTACGTAAACTCCATTTTTGGAGGAAGTATGTTTTCGGCGGTTGATCCTATACCTATGATTCAGTTGATGAATTTATTAGGGAATGATTTTGTTGTTTGGGATAAAGCAGCAGAAATCTATTTTAAGAAACCAGCCAAAGAAAATTTGTTTGCGGACTTCGTTTATACAATGAGTGAAATAGACGAAATTAAAGCGAGAGTGGAGAGTGAAAACGAAATTGAAATCACTACAATTACAAAGCTCACCAATCTAGATCGTACCGTAACATACTGTGAAGTTAAGAAGACGATTTATATCGCTGTTAAATCATTTTACATCGAAAAAAAGAAATTAAAAAACCGACAATAGTAGTTTTAATTTAATCTATAATTTTTATAGTACTCCAATTTCCAGCATACAAGCCTTCATCATTTCGTATGTTCTTTCGATATTGTTGTCTAAACCTATAGAGAAACGAATTAATCCATCAGTTAATCCCATTTCTACTTGTTTCTAAGTAGTCTATCATCTTTTATTGTCAGCAGAAAAGTATAACTATAAAAAATCAGAATAGAATTTTTTATAGTGTATAAATAAATAAAT includes the following:
- a CDS encoding PaaI family thioesterase, translating into MSVYKTIAELGSKFVGKSKLFKYGFNYSPMYRRSTAKIIDISEDLLNVTVKLPISYKNKNYVNSIFGGSMFSAVDPIPMIQLMNLLGNDFVVWDKAAEIYFKKPAKENLFADFVYTMSEIDEIKARVESENEIEITTITKLTNLDRTVTYCEVKKTIYIAVKSFYIEKKKLKNRQ